Proteins co-encoded in one Aethina tumida isolate Nest 87 chromosome 7, icAetTumi1.1, whole genome shotgun sequence genomic window:
- the LOC109605067 gene encoding uncharacterized protein LOC109605067 yields MSKNKALFLLILLFTLTAAEETPKESEERIDNDKTILKKSESYQKHQQEPSFISKIANWLFPFGGDSEAAAAEHPQFRYLPPPPPQHAFGLPEKECNPCNKEPWIPMATNNGHHTVINFVPPSGSHITHLQSVHPPPNLYGPPDNQYGPPPPPKFIQKLPNKDYSGFGGTSSGFGGSSHSGFGISSHGPSATTLQDFIVPPPLHLKSHSPSYRLNNKYGPPLKTSPGIYGPPKPVYGPPKPAYGPPNYKPPSGPFGPPSSQYGPPSNQYGPPPTPSNQYGPPPSPSNQYGPPPSPSNQYGPPPSPSNQYGPPQSPSNQYGPPQSPSNQYGPPPSPSNQYGPPQNQPSHFGPPQNHFGPPTTHLKPIFESYGAPPDIRPPPVSGTYGAPSYLPPQKLVPTSPSANYPPPQPVPSDSYGAPLGPNAADYYLGQNEQLSLPSGDNHRPIPLPNLSLRPVVPVREHVNFKNVPNGQDDSVQVIPSINVADYLSSIEHPINVIQSPLVEVSVKDESRNQFEKEPSDLNEPLPQNQYSAPVQHLDNQHNDIQQNVENVLYQEPRNNPEQLFNLGTQYNQNEPQVLYNAPPVNYDHLQSAQSSQKESYVPKLSQNPIVVEDAHASASSYNTTSTNQTKRDNGKSLNNLDAFKPISNEVNSDVIKKLLLDQGILGNPNHEIIDIKKVNDPKFTAPPANYANWSPSATMATSLRPPSPGKSTWLNPVSSTTKKPKQIQIIVPYITNRKPVYDKQHFYQKTQTPKSFSNGGYTTLVPVYTPPPSTQESVWSKFMDNFNLAKAQTTPVYNIQDLINSGKSQSQSHQNNLPYDIISLQKNIDHWTQQEYSGKFKEKNKQVDSTKQIPDSFFTTQALETTTVPEEVTFESAETNNKETILRDLLKDIETNLILSETTTEVTNSTKPIPLPFSTQDQKSSWEVAQVTVSPLTKEKVYVVTPQSYKFDSSTPATAWSMAPKVKNGTVNGQGTFESSKFSVRVEAQNKTGRELVHQDGQNSVKVVYSEWPHLINNLQTTTTPKPTSRHPLFGLMDLSSYTPPANSTVQTISGHSKVVTVVTPYTTAKMKNKGSSTTTTTTSTTTTTEKINNSH; encoded by the exons GCCCTATTCCTTTTAATTCTTCTGTTCACACTAACAGCCGCAGAAGAAACACCAAAAGAATCAGAAGAGCGAATCGACAATGACAAaacaattcttaaaaaatctgAATCGTATCAGAAACATCAACAAGAACCATCGTTCATTTCGAAAATAGCCAACTGGCTGTTTCCTTTTGGTGGTGATTCGGAGGCTGCGGCAGCCGAACATCCGCAGTTCAGGTATCTGCCTCCACCACCTCCGCAACACGCCTTCGGGTTACCCGAGAAGGAATGCAACCCTTGCAACAAAGAACCTTGGATTCCCATGGCCACCAACAACGGCCACCACACCGTCATCAACTTCGTCCCACCTTCCGGCTCCCACATCACCCACCTACAATCGGTGCATCCGCCCCCAAATTTGTACGGACCCCCTGATAATCAGTATGgtccaccaccaccaccgaAGTTCATTCAGAAATTGCCCAATAAGGATTATAGTGGTTTCGGTGGTACTTCTAGTGGTTTTGGAGGTAGTTCCCACAGTGGTTTTGGAATATCATCCCATGGACCAAGTGCTACGACCTTGCAAGATTTCATAGTACCTCCCCCGCTGCATTTGAAATCTCACAGTCCTTCCTATAGGTTGAACAATAAGTACGGGCCTCCGTTAAAAACATCTCCAGGAATTTACGGACCTCCAAAACCAGTTTATGGACCTCCTAAGCCCGCTTATGGTCCTCCCAATTACAAACCTCCTTCAGGACCTTTCGGACCACCTTCCAGCCAGTACGGTCCACCTTCTAATCAGTACGGTCCTCCCCCAACTCCTTCAAATCAATACGGACCTCCCCCAAGTCCTTCAAATCAATACGGACCTCCCCCAAGTCCCTCAAATCAATACGGACCTCCTCCAAGTCCGTCAAATCAGTACGGACCTCCTCAAAGTCCATCAAATCAATATGGACCACCCCAAAGTCCGTCAAATCAATATGGACCACCTCCAAGTCCGTCAAATCAATATGGACCCCCACAAAATCAGCCTAGCCATTTCGGACCTCCACAAAACCACTTCGGTCCACCAACAACTCACCTCAAACCAATCTTCGAAAGTTACGGAGCGCCTCCAGACATCCGTCCTCCTCCGGTAAGCGGTACTTACGGAGCACCGTCATATCTGCCGCCCCAAAAATTGGTGCCAACTTCGCCGAGCGCCAATTATCCGCCCCCACAACCCGTTCCTTCGGACAGCTACGGCGCACCCCTTGGGCCAAACGCCGCTGACTACTACTTGGGACAGAACGAGCAGTTATCTTTACCCAGCGGAGACAATCATCGACCCATTCCTTTGCCCAATTTGAGTTTGCGACCTGTTGTGCCCGTTCGGGAACACGTCAACTTTAAAAACGTTCCAAATGGACAAGACGACAGTGTACAAGTTATTCCGAGTATAAACGTGGCTGATTATTTGTCATCAATAGAACATCCCATCAACGTGATTCAGTCGCCTTTGGTGGAGGTTTCAGTGAAAGACGAAAGCAGGAATCAGTTTGAGAAAGAACCGTCGGACTTGAACGAACCTTTACCTCAAAATCAGTACAGTGCGCCAGTTCAACATTTGGACAACCAACATAATGACATACAACAAAACGtggaaaatgttttgtatcaAGAACCAAGGAATAATCCTGAGCAATTGTTCAACTTAGGAACTCAGTATAATCAAAATGAACCTCAAGTACTTTACAACGCCCCTCCAGTGAACTATGATCATTTGCAAAGTGCCCAAAGCAGTCAGAAAGAAAGTTATGTGCCTAAGTTGAGTCAGAATCCTATTGTTGTGGAAGATGCACATGCTTCCGCTTCCAGTTACAACACCACCTCCACAAATCAAACGAAAAGAGACAACGGAAAGAGTTTAAACAACTTGGACGCCTTCAAACCCATTTCGAATGAGGTGAATTCGGACGTgatcaaaaaattgttgttggaTCAGGGAATTTTGGGCAATCCCAATCACGAAATCATCGACATTAAGAAGGTGAACGATCCTAAATTCACTGCGCCTCCGGCCAATTATGCAAATTGGTCGCCCAGTGCGACAATGGCAACTTCTTTGAGGCCTCCAAGTCCTGGCAAATCCACATGGTTGAATCCTGTGAGTTCAACCACGAAGAAACCTAAGCAAATCCAGATAATCGTGCCATATATAACTAACAGGAAGCCCGTTTATGACAAACAACACTTTTATCAAAAGACGCAGACTCCTAAATCATTCTCTAAtg GGGGCTACACAACTTTGGTGCCGGTTTACACTCCACCACCGTCGACTCAAGAATCAGTGTGGTCGAAATTCATGGACAATTTTAACCTTGCCAAAGCACAAACTACTCCTGTTTACAACATACAAGATCTAATAAATAGTGGAAAGTCACAAAGTCAGTCACATCAAAACAACTTGCCTTACGACATTATTTCTCTTCAGAAGAACATTGATCATTGGACACAACAAGAATATTCCGGCAAATTTAAGGAAAAGAACAAACAAGTGGATAGTACCAAACAAATTCCAGATAGTTTCTTCACAACTCAAGCACTGGAAACAACAACTGTGCCAGAAGAAGTGACTTTCGAAAGCGCTGAGACTAACAACAAAGAAACGATTTTACGCGACCTTCTTAAAGACATCGAAACAAACTTGATTCTGTCTGAAACCACAACAGAAGTCACCAACTCCACGAAGCCCATACCTCTTCCTTTCAGCACCCAAGACCAAAAATCCTCGTGGGAAGTTGCCCAAGTGACCGTCTCCCCATTGACAAAAGAAAAAGTGTACGTGGTAACCCCGCAAAGCTACAAATTCGATAGTTCAACGCCCGCAACCGCCTGGAGTATGGCACCTAAGGTGAAAAACGGAACGGTCAACGGACAGGGGACGTTTGAAAGTTCCAAGTTCAGCGTCAGGGTGGAAGCTCAGAACAAAACAGGCAGGGAATTGGTCCATCAGGATGGACAGAACTCCGTGAAGGTGGTTTACAGCGAATGGCCACACTTAA TAAACAATTTGCAAACGACGACCACACCAAAGCCAACTTCAAGACATCCATTGTTCGGCCTCATGGACCTATCTTCGTACACCCCACCAGCCAACTCAACGGTGCAAACAATTTCGGGACATTCCAAG GTTGTAACTGTCGTCACTCCATATACCACGGCTAAAATGAAGAACAAAGGGTCCTCAACGACGACGACTACGACGAGTACCACAACgacaacagaaaaaattaacaactccCATTGA